Proteins found in one Zea mays cultivar B73 chromosome 1, Zm-B73-REFERENCE-NAM-5.0, whole genome shotgun sequence genomic segment:
- the LOC103637662 gene encoding ctenidin-1 yields the protein MASSKVPLFLVLNLLLFAAANACPYCPGNNGHGSSGHHGGSGHGGGGTGGSGGGSGPGGGSSGGGYGPIGGGGGSGGGGGYGPIGDGGSGGGIGPIGGGSGGIGPIGGGSGGGYGPIGGGGGGGGSGGGGGGNDGTSGWYGHCPTNALKLGVCANVLDLIKAKVGVPVNEPCCPLLNGLVELEAAVCLCTAIKANVLGLNLNIPVNLSLVLNFCGKGVPTGFKCL from the coding sequence ATGGCGTCCAGCAAGGTGCCACTGTTCCTCGTCCTCAACCTCCTGCTCTTCGCGGCGGCCAACGCCTGCCCTTACTGCCCGGGCAACAATGGCCACGGTAGCAGCGGGCACCATGGCGGCAGTGGGCATGGCGGCGGTGGCACCGGCGGTTCCGGTGGCGGCAGCGGGCCAGGTGGGGGCAGCAGCGGCGGAGGGTACGGTCCgatcggtggtggtggtggcagcggCGGCGGAGGAGGGTACGGTCCGATCGGTGATGGTGGCAGCGGCGGTGGGATCGGACCCATCGGAGGCGGCAGCGGGGGGATCGGACCCATAGGAGGTGGCAGCGGTGGTGGGTACGGCCCCatcggtggcggtggcggtggaggtgggagcggtggcggtggcggtggcaacGATGGCACGAGCGGCTGGTACGGCCATTGCCCGACAAACGCGCTGAAGCTCGGCGTGTGCGCCAACGTGCTGGATCTGATCAAGGCCAAGGTCGGCGTGCCGGTGAACGAGCCGTGCTGCCCGCTGCTGAACGGGCTCGTGGAGCTCGAAGCCGCCGTGTGCCTCTGCACGGCCATCAAGGCCAACGTGCTGGGGCTCAACCTCAACATCCCCGTCAACCTCAGCCTCGTCCTCAACTTCTGCGGCAAGGGCGTCCCCACGGGCTTCAAGTGCCTTTAA